The nucleotide sequence ctactcATCTCCAGCTTTCCATTGGTGCAAATTTCATAGAAATTGGtgaagaaacgagtgagaacgaagggtttaaagtttttcccaggTTTCCGGCGACCGGCGACTCGCCGCATAagaagacggaatattccgtcagttaggACGGAATATTCTGACGCCGTCAGTCAGATTTAACGGAATCCATtagggtttaacggaatattcctgacggcgttaactgacgccgtcagtgtgacTGGCATTTGGCCGCGAGtgggggggcgcgtaggtccgtgcacTTGCCGGAGCGTGGCGGCGCGTGGGGTctcggaaaattattttaaaaatatagggatgttcgtgaggttgagtagatcacgttggtatatccaaacatcccatttgagcattgtatgagaagttattacctagttttggttatgtgctttaaattgacgtttttatagttgtttcgcatataggtgagacctatcctgaggacgagcgcagtcactcaagGCAATGGGGTTACGACCCTTTCACATATTAgtaagtgggcttttggttttccgtatatacctatatacttgtggtttttcccagaaaatgaaatggaatgtttatatgttttaaatgacatgcatagcgtttgcctatttatttatgcattagtagttgcatatatgtatgtttggtgctgcaggCGCACAGGTAAAtgccaggtaagtttatggtttatgattgtgaattagtggttatgtgagatgcatagagagctcataacctgcacccccggtgttagtgctcttgCTCAGAGTAGGGCATagtcattcacgtgatgttcaccttccacatcacacgctcatcttggatccaagttaggtgcacagtcctattgttcagaccactataggtggttccgactcgtaggtgacccgcgattattcgtccagtcttcacgtgatcgtagcacttgagcgtatttatttacacccagtcctgtcgtacagaccactttaggtggttccaactcgtgtgcaggtatagttagtgagttagggatttgagctctagattcagccgtacaggtcacgttaggtaactccggctgacatgttacttgcattgattgacattagcTGGGtcacttacattttatgtggaggcattcgacatggcatatttctgaacatgttttcgatatacgtgtatattctatttttctgggaaattatataggttttacggagaagggttagaacttttgagaatgaagtgattttgaaaagctttgtttttgcccattcacactttctgttttgcgcccctctaggttctagttagaagcagctttggtggttcatgaggacttgacggtggttctgacagatcatcacaaatgtaggatcacccttgggtgttgtgtaattagtattcgttcttctggactgcacttaggctttcTATGCTTtgattatgtttatcacacttagtctCGCATTAGTGTGTTACTATAACTAGCTTACTTAgtagtttgtttttttatttattcatactttttttattattattgcttCCGCACTATGCACATAGCTACGTCATCCTCgcatgacggccagcacgccttgatttcggtcggggtgtgtcagtttggtatcagagcataggtttggcagtcctgcatattttgtgagtgttctaattgttttggtgtcttctgtcagaactatgccgcctcgtagaGAACCACGTCGCTCAGCTAAGCCTAGTTTCTCCGATAtagctcagttgggggaagctattGCTACTGCCATTCAGTCTGCGTTCCGCCCTCCctagaggactcctctggaggcCATGTATAATCTGAAGCTGGATAAGTTTGAGGGTCATGAAGGTTATGAGGGTGCTGAGCGGTGGCTGGAGCATATTGAAAAGACTTTTCGAGTGTTGCAGAGTCAGGGAAATCTTCCTTCTGAaaggtgggttgagacgacCTCATGGTTCTTAGGTAAAGAATCGGCATCTTGGTGGGAACAGGAGGTTCGTCATTTGACCTCAGAGGGAAGGGCTAACTGGGAAGTGTTTAAGCTGTTGTTTAGGAAAAGGTTTGTTCCCCTTGAGTATATTGATCGCAAGAAGCAAGACTTTACTGAATTGAAGCAGGGGAAGTTAACGACGAATGAGTACTATCGGAGATTCACTGATTGGTTTCAGTGCTGACACACCTACTAGAGGTGGACTTTATCAGTGTAGTAATGAAACCAGTTTTGTGTCTAAATAACATTACTGATTATAAAGTCGTAAAATCCGCCAACAAGTAGGAAGAGATAAATTGGTGCAAAGGAGATTTATATGTATTACAAAAATTGTGTGATTCTGAATTTTTAACAcattaacattttttttccctctaTTTTAGTGATATGCTAATTTAATCTAACTACAAAGGAGGGAGAAAGGGGATCTAACTTGGGCGCAAAGTGTTTTATATGCTAATTATACAACCCCGGTGTTATGTTGCAGAaacatattttttattgtgaaaCTGTGAGAGTTAGTAACTGTGTCAATATTACAGACCCCTTATCAGAATAAAGAAGCAGCAGTGTGTATGTACCAAGAGATGAAACATTTGTAGAGATGAAACAACTAACATTCTCGATAAAGGCCCTCAAATATATGTTGCACGCATTGGTTCCTAAACTTGAGATGACGCTTATTAATCCGGACTTGGGATTTCCGTACTTCACAGCCATAGATTCACTGTTTAATGAAGGTGTCACATTGCCTAAGTAAAAAACTGGTGGCTTTTTTCAGACAAGTGTCCCAAGGCTAGTCAAGATTATCATTGATGGACAAGACGATCTTTTGCTCTTCGATACCCCTGAAATACTTGATTGTATGCCTCCTTGGACTTATCTTTCATACATAAAaagatatatgtgtgtgtgtttgtttgcacAAGTAGAACTTTAAAAGAATTATCCGCCtttaaggaaaagaaaatgttaGACTGTTGGGCACATTCGGTAATGTAAATGCAGATAGTTACCTAATCTCTTGATTATGCTATCTTCTTTTGTAGGTGATAAATGTTCTTTATTTAGAGATGAAGAATTTTCCCGCCAAACTCTAGCTGGTCTTAATCCATATAGTATAGAGTTAGTAACGGTACGCTTTCCATTTTTATTTGCTAACACAATTCAATTTTATTCTTTCACTTCATAAAGAAAACCGAGTTAACCTGCATTTCCCTCTGAACCCCTGTCTTCCTTGGAGAACAAGCTAAACAACGAACTCCTCTGGATGCAGGAATGGCCACTGAAAAGTAAACTTGACCCTGAAATTTATGGCCCACCTGAATCATTGATCACAACTGAACTGGTAGAGAAAGAGATCAAAGGTTGTATGACTGTCAATGAGGTAACACATAAATACCAAAACTCCAATCTCTTTTTCATTTCTTGCTCTTTAAGTGGATGAGTTTATTTCCCCACTATTGTGTCAAACTTTAAATCGTTttaattttgtgtgtgtgtgtaactttattttttgtatgaCAAAGTCTACTTGAACTTGCAATACAGGCCTTAGAAGGAAAAAGGATCTTTATTTTGGATTATCATGATTTGTACATGCCTTTTGTGAACAAAGTAAGAGAGATTGAAGGGACAACATTGTATGGTTCTCGAACACTATTCTTCCTCACTGAGGACGGAACATTGAGACCTGTCGCCATTGAACTCACTTGGCTACCCGTTAGTGACAAGCCACAATGGAAACAAGCATTCACCCCAACTTGGGATGCAACCGGTCGGTGGCTGTAGAGGCTCGCTAAAGCCCATGTTTGTGCTCATGATGCTGGCTATCATCAGCTTGTTATCCACTGGTAAGAAAATATGTGCCTCAGTCATGCCCCTTCCAACTCAAGCATGGATCTAATGTTACTAAGATTTTTGGAATCAACAATTGTGTGACTAAATCGTGGGTGGGTACTTGTTTGCACTTATATTTTCATAGGCTTAGGACTCATTGTTGCACGGACCCATATATACTTGCAGTTAATCGACAATTAAGTGCAATGCATCCCATCTATCAACTTCTACATCCTCATTTTCGATATACAATGGAAATCAATGCTCTGGCTCGAGAAAGCCTCATTAATGCCGATGGAATCATTGAGAGCAGTTTCTCACCAGGAAAGTACTCCCTTCAGCTTAGTTTGGTTGCTTATGACCAACTTTGGCGTTTTGATATGGAAGCTTTGCCAGCAGATCTCATCAGAAGGTATTTTACATGATAAAACAAAGAATAGTAATGCTATCAAGAGTTTagacacacaaaaatgacactGTCATCGACACACTTTCTAATACAGGCTAGTCCCAGATATAATAGGAAGGTCTACTTGTGCTTGTGTCTTAATACCCACTATTGTTAAACAAATATGAGACTTATCCAAGCTTTGTACACGAATGAATTCTGGATAGAGGAATGAAAATTCATCTAATAAATAATCACTAATGTTAAATTTTAGGGGAATGGCAGTTGAGGATCCTACCTCTGAGCACTGTCTGAAGCTAACAATTGAAGACTACCCATTTGCAAATGATGGTCTTATTTTGTGGGATGCCATTAAGGAGTGGGTGAGTGACTATGTGAACCACTATTATCCAGACCCAACTCTTGTTGAGTCTGATGAGGAGCTTCAAAGTTGGTGGACAAAAGTTAGAACCAAGGGCCATGCAAACAAGAAAGACGAGCCATGGTGGCCTGTtttgaaaaccccaaaaaatttgattcaaattttgaCAACCATAATTTGGGTAACAGCTGGTCATCATGCAACTGTGAACTTTGGCCAGTACATATATGCTGGATACTTCCCCAACCAACCTTCAATCGCTCGAACCAACATGCCAACTGAAGATCCATCTGAAGAGGTTTTCCAGAACTTTTTGAGGAAACCAGAAATGGCACTACTGATGTGTTTTCCCACACAGGTTCAAGCAACAAAGGTGATGGCTGTCTTAGATGTGTTGTCAAATCATTCACCAGATGAGGAAAACATTGGTGAGAATATGGAGCCATCTTGGGCTGAAAAtctggtcacggttaagtcacgtcaatattttatattgttttttttttttttataaagataataagacttttatgaatagtaatataaaatgttgacgtggcttaaccgtgaccacacaaacaggagggcacatgagggcaccggaagtgggagggcagacaatccttctCCGCGTTTTAATGGCAACTTGAAGACGTTAGGAGGAATTATAGATGGAAGGAATACCAATCTAAACTTGAAAAACAGAGTTGGAGCTGGGGTTGTTCCATATGAGCTTTTAAAGCCATTTTCAACACCTGGTGTCACAGGAAGGGGAATTCCAAATAGTATCTCCATCTgaatttgatgatgatgatatcgTAATACTTGTAAAAATATCCAGCCGTTAATTTCATACGTATCAATAACACGGATATTTAGGACAAAACTACTTTGGGTCTGCCCACGAGAAAAATTTGAGTTGATGGCCACTGTGTCAACAAAtaatagagagagggagagacagACAGATGGAAACCTAATTGTAATTGTACATGTCTTGTCATGTAAAAAATTGGATCAAACTCACATGTGCAGGTTGGCAGCTCTCCGTATGACGCATCGTAAAACACAATTCGTTGAAAACACCCACCATCAAAATTTCCCTCACCCAATTTCAGTTTTACCCTTCGTTGTGTTGAATCCATTCCACCtctcaaaaccaaaaaaattccgAAGCCACCCACAATGGTCACCGACGAGATGCCAATGTGGTGGATTCAACTATGGAGAGAGAGCAATATAATATGATCTAATCTTCATCTGCAACTGCAAGCAATCACAGGTTTGATAGCAAGTTAATTACTAATCTTGTTTCATACCTCCAGTGCAATCTTCGACAATATTCTCTTTCTTTATAGAGACTGCTAATGAACATAACATATTACAGAAAAATGAAATACGAagacaaacaaaaaacaaataacagaaaaaataataaaataggaaCATTAGAAATTTGCTTGTGCAGCTTGGCGAATTGTGTTTTACCGATTTGCTTGGCAAAACCTTGCTTTTGGAGCTTGTTAGCGCCGACCTTGACCCCAGTAAGCACTAGTA is from Pyrus communis chromosome 10, drPyrComm1.1, whole genome shotgun sequence and encodes:
- the LOC137748107 gene encoding linoleate 13S-lipoxygenase 2-1, chloroplastic-like; its protein translation is MAVEDPTSEHCLKLTIEDYPFANDGLILWDAIKEWVSDYVNHYYPDPTLVESDEELQSWWTKVRTKGHANKKDEPWWPVLKTPKNLIQILTTIIWVTAGHHATVNFGQYIYAGYFPNQPSIARTNMPTEDPSEEVFQNFLRKPEMALLMCFPTQVQATKVMAVLDVLSNHSPDEENIGENMEPSWAENLVTVKRAHEGTGSGRADNPSPRFNGNLKTLGGIIDGRNTNLNLKNRVGAGVVPYELLKPFSTPGVTGRGIPNSISI